The Nicotiana sylvestris chromosome 6, ASM39365v2, whole genome shotgun sequence genomic sequence CCATCTATGATTAAGCAGTGTCGTAACCACATATAATGGAGCGTGGCTAGTTGAACATCCTTAATCAAAATATTATACGGTgcatataaaatttatattgcgtatataaataaaaaatcacTTTTTATCCATCTATATTAAAACTAGAACACTCTTTGCAAAATTCTTGATTTCGCCACTGTAGTTAAGGTGTACTTCTTAACCTGTTGATCACCTTAACTATATGTGATTaaccaacaaaaaagaaaatactaCAACCAAACAAATGTACTGTATATTATTTATTGTAGCAGCTAACCTATTTTATTTTGCAGGTAACTAATTACGCGTAGTTATCATGTGTACAAGTTGAGCTTTATGTTTTTATTAGGGAACTTACTTTGCCGAAGGTTTGGTTGCGGTGGAGATTTCATTGTTGCAATAATGGCCATCTTCGTAGTTTTGATCTTGAGGATTTGTGGAAGTAAAGCTTCCTAGGCTCAACTCAACAGCTTCAGATGAGAGTCCACGTTTCGCACCACAGATTTGTTTTTCTGAATCTCGGCGTAACCCAAGAGTGAGTTCAGTTTCCTCGAAACTGAGACAGGACACATCGGATTCCGACAAgtcctttgtttttgttttctccgATGACATTTTTTTTACTTCTAGTTCTGTAGGCTACAAGGTGTTAAAAAGTGGCTACAAATTGAAAAAAGGGGCTACGAGAAGTGTTGGGTCTGATGTTTGGCTACTATATAAGCTTGGGAATGTGGAAGGAGGCTATCATTTTAATTAACCATTCTCCTCTCAACACGTTTAGACAGATGGGCATGCAGTTCCGTTTAATTAAGGGAGTGAATTATGGGAAATCATGCATCTCTCCGATTTGATTACTTCCGCAACCTTGGGTCTCATGTGAATCATTCTCTTTGTTATATGACccaattcaaattttaagagtCAAACGAGTTGTATTTTGactataattttttaattttttttaatattttaaattattaattattatgatttataatatatatatatggttaaAATTAAGAGATTTGAATCTCAAAAATACCACATAGAATTGAGACCTATGAAATAGCATTTTTCTTGTTGAAAAAGAGTTTGCTTTTTACTCCACTTACCGCATAAAAATATTTCGCACTATAAATTTGCTTCAAATTTTAATGCAGATTAGTGTTTACCTGTATTTCGAGTATTAGTAGCTACTCTGGCGATAAAGTGGCTAATTTTATAAACAGAATTACAAAATTAAATctaattcttaaaaaaaaatagtgCAGTGACACTCTGTAATTATTGAAAGCTCTATAACGAACATGGTGGAATTTATTGAGAAAAAAAATCGTCTTTTAACCATATTGAAAAGGACCGGGACTATATGCGCCCATGTCTTTGCTTGCGCTGTTCAGTCATTATTGGAAAAAGAGGTTCTTTTTATCTAATCATATTAGATGTCCAAAGTTTATTTGTTCGCCTAATCATGATTCATGTTGGATAAATTTTGTTAaataatagagagaaaaaaatcaaatttgtcttaaaaattatttaattttgctcttccttttattttttgtcaATATATACTTTTTCCTTAGCAAATCTGTTGGGCTAAAACGGCTCATAGATACTGTTGATACGATATAATATTGTCCGTTTTGAATCAAGCTCACACGACCAAAAGGTCTCACACCATTAAGCGCGACATACACATTACATGTAAGATCCCAACTTTCTCACCTATCAATTTAGAAACTTTATTCGCACATCCAATAAGACCTCCTTGTCGAACTAAGTTCTACCTGGTCCACTACCATATGATCCATGGATCTCACCTTTGAACCAGTTCCACGTGGCCCATTACCACGATCGACTGGTCAATTTTTGAGTTTCACTGTGTATCACCCACATTGTTACAGTATTTTTGGCAATTGAAACCCACAACTAACTTCTTTTTGTGTCCGTGTCTCCGAGCTCATAAAGGTAAGCAAACCGAACCTCGCACTATTACTCTACCACTCGTCCCGCTGAATTTGGGATATGATGCTATTTTTAGGCTAAAACGCCTGTAAATACTTTTAATACGGCGTGATATTATTCGTTTCCGGCTAAACCTATATGATTTTCTGCCTCACACCATTAAAATATCCTTACGCTTTATATATagactcccaaatttttcagctATCGATATGAAATTTTTTTTTACACCCAACAAAATCATTTTATATTTACCCTTTGTCATTACTAAAGCTCCGATCTTGAAATGAATAAACTTCACGTATCCAAAATTTACAAGAGGAAAAAGCCCAATTTACCTTTTAGTTTAAGAATTCGTTATCCTATTTCCtttgttccaatttatgtgaaactattttttttttttttacgttTTAAAAAGAatgataacaacaacaacaacaacaacaacaacaacggcccagtataatctcacaagtgaggtctggggaggataatatATACGCAGAACTTACCCATACCCTAAGgagcagagaggctgtttctaggAAACTTTCGGcccaaaaagaatgactcttttttaaatataatttgaaaaaaatttaatttaaacttctaactctacccttaatgagaatcATTTATAAtcatataaataatttagatTCTTTTTTGACTTATTTAAGAACATAAATTCTACCAACCttaatttttcttaaatttcatattcagtcaaacaagttcacataGATTAAAACGAACGAAGTATCTCGCTGCACGAACAAGTGATTGAATGAAGCAAAACCATGGCGTTGGCGCCCGTGTGTACAGAAAGGTGATGAAAGAGTTGGTGGGCCCTACATGTCTGGGGTACTTTAGGGAACAGGTCAACCTAGAAGAGTCCATGTGCTATACCCAAACTCAAATTAAGAAAGTAAAAGGGTCCCACAAAGGATAATCATGTGACCCTGTTGCTTTGTCGGGTTTTGACTTATTACTACCTTTGTCACGCCAACCGACACGTCCACTCTTTATTGTATGCTTACTTATGTCTACCATTTATTCTGCAAAAAACTCAATGAAATTGAAATAGGACTAATTATTACGCAGTACGTACTATCATGGGCGAAGCTAAGGATTGTTAATTATCAAAAAAAATTCATTGCAGACGAGTTAAATCTCTCTATAACTTTTTTCGTATATAATAATAATTTATTATTGTAACTAAGCTTTTTCGGAATCAATTTTCATATTATGTTATTATAATGCATccaaaaatatttgaaacaaacGAGCTTGTTATAAAGAGGTTTTGActatatagataaatatatttagattttaaagatatataacatatattgaacattATTTATGaaagaatttcttttatttttttaagtttGAACACTTTTGAAGAAATTTTTATCTTCATCACATACTCACTCCATACTACCTTCTCGTCAACACGTAGTACTAAACTTGAGGGAATTTATCACGGGGTAATTGAATGAAAGTAACTTATATAAGCACagctaatataattttttgtcttttaattcATTTTAACATTTTAATATCAAGTAATAAATCCATTTTGTTGTTTATTAGTGTTCACTCCGTTAAGTTGAAGTGTTCAAATGGAAAAATATAAGTTCATATATAGGCTTTACAAATCGGTACAAATTTAATTGAAGTGACCAGGAAACCATTACGCCTAAAaattaatatgatcaatttcattattaatcaatattaaaaaattaatCCCTTAATATATGTGAAAACaattgaaaaaataaattaaagtagACATGATAGAGTATTAATCGCAATACGTTTTTTATGAACTGTGCGCATATTGTAATTTGGTACTAGTTCGTACTGTCTAAACCAGTGTAACTAAAAGCACATGCCACACATGACTCCATATTTTGGTTGAACACATATATTAATGCATATGTAATGATATATGATCTCGTAGCTTTACGGTTAAACACAGGGCGAAGCTATGTTGGGTCAACGGTAGTCAATTAAAtaccttttacaaaaaaaaaatatttgttattaattaaaaaataaattttgaataCCTTTGCATAACCCATTAGCAAAGTGTGTTCaaaacttcaaaacttttattgaATTTCATGATTTTGTCACTGGTTAAGCATAACATGAGTACTGGTAATTAATGATTTCAGTAGTGGCCTAGTGGACAGACTCTTCATTTAATATTTGAACATGACAAAATATTAAAGTGAGTTTTGGGGATGAACAGTAGACGTGGACCTGTCTTCTTGATGTGTTTCAATATTTAAGGTTATTTTTCTTGAATTGATTGGACATTGCATATTTGGCAGTTAGATGGTACTCCTTTTAGTCGAAAATTagctatttttttttgttgttttcgcACGTATTAAGAAAtttaccttttaacattaattagcaatgaaattggTCATATTAACATTTACTATCTTCACATAAACACTTCTAACACATACTTTAACATTaattactccaagggcaatggaggaaaaaaataattaattcattcttgaaatctgaaaaaattacttattttgaacTACAAGAAAAAAgctaaaaaatcacttattttggaccggaagGAGTATTATCCTTTTTGTGAAGGAATGCATACTTAGATTGACCTCTTATAAAAAGGGACAAAGAGTTTATCAACTTTTCTTGTGCGTGTGCAAGTTATTTTTGGAAATGGCATGAATTTCATTATAAAAATTACAGACAGGACATGAGTGACTACGTACTCATTGGTTAAAATCAATTGTAAAGGACAAGAACTTGTGAAATTTAGACCTACAACAATAAAACCACATGCGCTGTCTAGACTTCGTGTACAATCTACTTCAGTAACTAATTAATACTAACAAACATATGTAGGCAAAAATCTGAAAGATATATATTAAACTAGATGTTGTATCTCGTTCTTGTGCTATTTTTCAATAATCGTTATGTCTTGATCAGCTTGCATGCATGTATCTTCTAGCTCTTGAAAGAGCAAAATTACTAGTGCATGATTATAATTTCATGATAGATTTCGACTATAACATTGATTTAGAtctcctttattttttttatttttttttgttggacTAGTTACTTATTACGAACGGACTGTGATACTTTTTTTTCGAATTAAGCAATTCGCCCAGGCTTTCGCCTTTCGTGATAGTAACATTGCTTTCTACGCCTAGTTTACGAGTAATAATCAAAAGCTCCAGATCATGATACTGAATTTGCACTTTGATAAGTCTTTGCAGGGAGATGAAGCCAAAcccgacatatatatatatatatatatatatgcaaataGGCAAGAAGTGCTTATTGCAGTTGAAGAAAAAGAGAATGAGTGCAAATTACACAATTCAAAGTTTCTAGCAGAACATAGTCTTAATCATGTGATTATGGATCAATTAACCGAATCCCATTTAAgattaacaaaaaaaaatattattaaaatcatGTTATTCCCTAAACATTAATCACAAGAATGCCTTCTGTCGGACGTATCTTTGAGGAGATTATGGATGGCAGTTTAATTAGTTGGTTGGTATATATTAGAATAGATACGTTACTACTAAATTATGCATCTATTGAAGAACCTGCATTGATCTTAGCAATAAACTGAATACTCCATAATATTCTTGATTATATTATTCTACTGAATAATATTATATTCTTGATTCTCTTTTTCGACTTTGATAATGTATTACACCCCTAATTCACGTTGGACATGAGAACTGAAAACTTGACCTGAGAACATGGTTTCTCGTGTGCTTTAGAAATAATTACTTATGTTGGTCTTTTATGTGATGCACTTTGATTGAGTatgaagtttttttttaaaaaaaaaaaagacagttGAAATTTATGGTCTAAAACAATTAATTCATATTTGTATGATTATAATCATCTCATAAAAGATAACATGaaaattttaaagttaaattagttttaaatataaaaatattaaaaacaaGCTAAAAGAATGcgtcacataaattgggacggagTACCTACTACTCCATTGCTTGTTCAAAAATGGATGTTTGACTGATAAATGTTTGGATTGCATTAGAAGTCTGAGCATGCATGCATGTAAGCGTTAAATTAAGTTATGCTTATAGTGGAAACTTTCATTGTTCATCTGTTTTTCATATTCCCAAGAGAAAGATACATAATGCATGGGAAATGAGTTGGATTGATACAGAACCTTGccgttttacccgatatatgcatgaacctatatatatatatatatatattacctttTCACTGGATTCTAGGGGTTTGATTGATCCAAGCTTTAATCATGTTGAATAGATAAAAGGGCAATCCGGTGCACTAAGTTCTCGCTATGcgcagggttcggggaaggaccggagcacaaaggtctattgtacgtagtcttaccctacatttctgcaagagactgtCTCTATGGCTTGAACCCATAACCTCccggtcacatgacaacaactttaccagctGCGCCAAGACTCCCTTCAATCGTGTTGAATAGATAAACAAGAGAATGAACCTAGCCATCACATTAATCAAAATTATCTATTTTAGAGCTATTTGCGTATCGCGGGTCAATGTATTATTAGTCCTGCTTTAGATTAGAAAAGGATTTAATTAAGCCCATTGTtagtataataatttttttacatTATCAGTGTATTTGTATCTAGTACAAcaagtttattttattttcttagttaTCAAATTAATTAAGTTTATAAAAAAACAGTTAatatttgtttgttgttggtttCTCTAATTAATCTGTTTTTGAAATCAATAATATAAAATCTCGTGTAGCACGTTGAGGTTATAATATATTACTACATTGTTTCTAAATACCCGCTAATCTGATATCTCAATAGTGACCAAACTTACCTTAGCGTACCAGAAATTATTTGTAAATTTTAATGGCTTAGTTTCTTACGTAATTTTAATGGCTGAGAAGATTTTTGAAAATCTTTTAGAGTATATTTGTAAACAATTGTGACGCAGATTAATTTTTCAAATATGGTGTTAGGAAACTTGACTAAAGCTCCCCATATTTGACGTTGCAATAAAACAAAGTTACCAGTAATATATAATGAGATAAAAAGGAAGACAAAcgattttgttttaaaaaaaaaagaagagaaattaCATGTCCTAAAAGAAAATGCAGTAGCTGCGAGCTTTAAGCACATTATCTGGATTACACTTATACAACAATAATAGAGCAACAAAATAACTAGAAGAGGAAATCATATACTTATTCAACACCTAAAATTACAGCCACATTTGATGTAGGGTATTTCTCAAACAAAACAGACGAACAAAACATTAATAACGTAATTAATTATATGAGAGGCCACTCGTCCAGTGGTTAATCACTCTATTTCTTACTAATAATCCACTGATTGAAAATTAAATCCTCATTTGTCTTTGGACATTCCCTTGAGAAAGTCTTTTGTTCGAATTCCTATCACCTTTGCATCCGATCTCTTCATAATCCTTAGCCTTTTGCATGATTCAGTAAACATCCTGTAAATCACGGTTTAATATATTCATTAGATTTTTCACCTTTCCCCACCAAAAGATTAAGAGCGAACCGATGCACAAATATTTCGCATTAACGTTGGGTCCGGAGAAGACTCTAAGGATATGACGTAGACAGTCTACCCTAATACTAGCATTAGTAATTGCTTCAATGCTCTAATCTTTTTAAGTTACCGAGCCCTAAGTTAATAATTGAATAAATTTCATAAGATAAATACAGGATTTGAACGAAAGTTACAGGCTTCGACCAAACTCATAGCTGATGGGCTAGCTATGCCCCTGCACACTGATACAATTTTATCGTTACTCCAAGATTCCCTTCTACTAATACCAAAAGATCAGTTAAAAGGAAAATAAtacatataaataaaaaaatagattaagaaatattcaaaatataattGATTATGTACTAGGACGAGATAGCAAATTAAAGTtgtctaaggggtcgtttggtaggatgcattagataaaataatgtttgcattagctttgtgtattaataatactttgtttggtagacattttgaacctatgcgttagttatgcaagcattagttatacatcatattTGGTATTATCATATGCATAATTAATGCATAGAAAAtcatggtattagcaatgcaatgagttttaatgcacgtattagcttagttaaagacaaaattgttcttcaaaatttatgcttgattaaaatatgctagttattatattgatgcaagtttaaaataattcaaatagtgagaaataaaattatatctctagtaaataaataaatacttagcatatttttatAAACAAATATTTAGTTCTATTTTACAATATATGTAGACAAATCAAATAactttttaaaactttttcatataaaaaaatTTCTCAACATATGTCTCTTTTAAAAAGTTTGAGTGATGGACTAGTTTTGAGGgtattttgtaaacaaacaattcttttagaaattgtgcaatgttttaatacattaaaccaaataatggataagaaatatgtcagcataactaatatcatgataactaatgcaagcataactaatatcAGTATTACCAATACAccatattcagcattattcttatgcactcTAACAAACGAGCCTTAACAGTTAATGATAGTCCAAGAGAAAACGTGGTCCAGAAAAGCTTTTAATGTGATAATTACTGTTTGACCTGCTATATACATTGTCCTATGGGACATTCTTGTCTGATTCAACAATTTCATGAAAAAATACGTGTTTGTCGGCAATTTCTGACTTCTGGAGAAGAAACTGTGGCTGGTGAAAATCATTGTACAAACTCAGTTTCCCACTGTCCTTTCACTTTTATGTGGGGATACTTTAGACTTCCTGTCTTTTGTCTTCGAATATATTTTtggaattcttttttttttttaaatcaatgaGTTTGATTTATGCTAAGTAGTTTAACTTGGTAGGATCGGACTTATCATACATGGTTGAATATTTTGTTGATCATAATTCAGGGATTTCTTCCCAAAATTTGGGGTATCTTTGGTAAAAAGAAAGAATATAACCTTTAGTATTTAAATCaattcttttctctctaacaagTTTAGTCGTAATGTTCAAGTCACTAAAGACGGATTTAAGATTTAAGCGGGTAAATTTTCAAAATAGTTACAGTATATAACTATGATTTTTTCATTAAAAACAAATAACTTTGTTTTCTTAtataaaaatcataaaattttcACTTATTCACATAAAAATCATAGTGACCGAGAAAAATAAATTTCTGGTAGTATTTTCTTATTTTacgtttttctattttttatttttaatttaatagatAATAATTCAATTAAAATAGGAGAAACATATATTATTAGCAACTCCAAAAAATAATAGTcgataattatatatatatatatatatatatatatttttttttttttttttttttgtttagcgAATGCAATTAATTAGTTTCGgctcatatttattttatttttttaaaatagaaatgACTCAACTCAAACCGGCCCaatactcatatacatatattaaaataatactaaaatTTAATCTTTTCCCGACAAAAAAACTTAGTTTGGAATGTACGAGATTCTGATAATAAAAAAAGAGAGGTATAATTAGAGAGCACTTGAAacaaaaattctataaattttAATGAAAtcttgaaaagaaaaaaggaaaaataaaggtATCGTGATTTGAAAGATTTACTTTgagtattattttaatttttatatatggGTATTAAATCGGGTGGATCCGTTTAGGTTTATTCCTATTTAAATTGGATTATTATTTATTAgatagaaaaaaaacaaaaaattgtggaataagaaaataatactgAAAAGTTGTATTTTTCGGTTAGTATGATTTTTGTGTGGGTTAGTAAAAAAatttatgatttttgtgtgagaaaaCAAAGTTATATGACTGTGGTGAAAAAAATTATTGTTGTAACCATTTGTGAAATTTATCCGTATTTAAGCACTATGAGTTTAATCTTAAAATTTTTAGCATAGAACCCACTATATTTTAAAGCAATAGTtccatatctactatttttgtaATTATAATAAATTTATACTTCGCGCTAAAAATACTAGGTTCAAATAAACTCTATACCTTCATTCTGCATTCGCATTTTAACTGTGTCAAAATTATCATTATTAATAGCAGTGAAAATCCTACCAACAAAGTAATACTCCCTCGTCGCATTTTAACTGTCGCAAAATAAGAAgtaaaaacaaacaaactatttttaatatatttgacTAGTAGAGAAGTGAACTTACTCCCAGGGAACGTCGCCGAGAAGCATCCAGTCTCCATCTTTGTCCTCGTATATTGGAATGTACTCTGAACTGTCTCCTTCTTTCAACGCTTCGCCTGTCCATATTTCCCACCAATCTCATTTATTATTCCCTTTGTCTGACTTTTAGTattcatttaaaaataaattttcatttttatttgttCAGTTTCGCAtatcaaaagaaaaataatttatttttttattttacctTTAGTATTAGTTATTTATtccaaattatttttcaaattcgTTAAGATTATACaccaattaatatgggtatcatggtaaattatgcactttaTTTTTATTCTTAAGAGGTGTGCTAAATCAATAGTAgataagtaaaagtgaacggagggagcagtggcggagccacaccctcttcgtcgaaaaattacattgtttagttcgataattttaaaaaaaatatgtatatatactatataatgaCACTCCTTGACTTCttggtgagtttctttctttatattttgactccCCTTAATGAAAATTCTGGCCCCGCCACTGGGAGGGAGTACTTGTCACTTTTagcatatcaagagaagacaatttCTTTTTTCCTGTTATACCCATAATATTAATTActtatttcaaatcattttctcaaatccattaatgatatgcatcaattaatatgtgtATCATGATAAATTATGCACTTCGTTTGTTTTTTTAAGGGGAGTGCAAAGTTCATAGTGGACAAGTAAAGGTGAACAGAGGGAGTATAAAATATTGTAGAAGTAATGCACTAATTTCACTATCATCtttttaattttcctttttttctttttaattttcaatttaatttttaattctaATTTATACTTCCCCTCCCTTCTGCATTTTCATGATAGTTTTTTACTTCTGTATTTTTCAAATTTGTTCTGAAAATGCTTTTCTTGAGTCGAGAGTCTATTAAAAATAATCTCTCTGCCTCACACGAGATAAAGGTAAGATCCGCATACACCCCGTCCTCCCCAAATCCTGCTTGTAGGATCACATTGCGTATGTTGTTATTATACACAAATAATACAAAAGGACCCTTTTTTTACTAACAGTATAATTTCAGTTGTAATAGGTCATCTATAATGTTTTACAAGTTATCAATTGACATTTAATTTTCTATAAAAAGATACTTAGAACTAACGTTTCTGATAGTCTAAAATTTCTTAATGAGGTAAATTTGTGTGTTTGCAATTCTGCATGGCATAATTAATAAACTAAAGAAACAACAAAACTTACAAATGCCATAGCAACCAAAGAGCTTTTCAAGATTCATGACAAATTCAGAGTAATCGTTTTGAATCCCCAAATCAACTTTTCTAAGAAAAGGTACACCATCCATGCTAACTTTCACGTACATTTTAGAGCTATAATTCTTTCTTCGATAAGCACAAACCGGCGGCCAACCAACAACTCGATTTTTGTTGTGACACTTGACATCATCATCGTCGTTAACGTTGCTACTATTTCGATCACTGTCAATATCTGAAAATACCCTTTTCTTTTCACCTGGAATTCCCAATCTTAGCTCAGTAATTTCAAGTTCTGTCGCCATTATTTCTTTTTCGAGTCAATTTTTGAGTTAGTAATAAAAGCAAAAGGGTAGTAGTTTTAATTTATAGTAAAGAGAGGAGCAATGCCAGGTCAATGAAGGCTAAATGGTCGGTCACATGAGATAAAAAATGGTAGGGAACTATATGTTACCTAAAACACTAATATGGACCGGCAACTTTCTAATTTTATATGGGAGAAAAATCGTACGTTGGGTTATATAAATATTGGAGATTTAGTGAGTAGTGTTTGATATTTGTAAATAAAAAACATGCCATGTGATCTCCCTGATTGAAGGGTTTGCCAATTTATATGCATATATTTAGACACACACATGCGTGTATATGTCTGCAAAATAAATACACCGAATTTGTTGTGTAATTATTAAAGTGAGGCTTCGAGAAAATTCATGGAAAATATAGAATAAATTTCACAAATTATTATATAACTATGACTTTTTTTCACCAAAATCATAACTATGTTTTCCCACTCAAAAATCATATTGACCGGAAAATACAACTTTTCGGTAGTATTTTCTTATTCTAGATTTTATTAGTATTTTTTATTTTCGGAAAATACTACTAGAATGTTGTATTTTTCTGAGTTATTGATAGTTCTATGATTTTTGCGTAACAAAACATAGTAGTATATAACTTTGATAGAAAAAAAATTATAGTTATTTGACCATTTATGAAATTTACCCGGAAAATATATAGTGAACCGTTTGGTTTTGGAGATCATAGAGAATTAGAATGCAAAAGGAAATGAAAATACCCGAAAAGAGACGTATCAAAAATTAAAAGTAGGTTGTTTCAACACATGATGTGATATATATTATGAGTATATACTTATGAGAGGATAGGAATGCAACTTATAGAAGTTATTATAGTTATAGGTCTTACATTATCATTTACTAGTCACATTGACATATTCAAATTAATAGAAGTTTAAATGCAAACTATGGAATAATATATATTGCTTCTTGTGGCGAGTACAAATCTGTATGAACATTTCCAACAATATCCTATCAAAGAACAACTACAACCAAAATTCAGAAACCATAGTATCTCTAAAAAGGGAGGCAAAAAGTTTAAGTCAAAGAACAATTAGAATATCATGCAATTCTGTTTAAAAAGGAATTAGAAGCTATTTCGTTGAGAATCTGCCACCGCTATTAGTACATAAAATCATGCATTGAATAATATATCCTTGAATCCACATATTGCTCTAATTACTCTATTATTTAGCAATGATATAGTAATAGGACTTATGCAAATTAATGAAATTTTTGACCGTCTTCCttccaaaagagaaaaaaagctAGAAAAAGGGGCATTTCCCTCTAATGTTGATTACTACTAATCATGATCCTCAGATATCTTCTTTTTTTCCAATGGGAAGATGCTCAAGCATTGTATCGACCTTATAAAAATAGAACCGAGAGAATAAAACAATTTCTTTGGCATTAATT encodes the following:
- the LOC104248436 gene encoding auxin-induced protein AUX22-like, translating into MATELEITELRLGIPGEKKRVFSDIDSDRNSSNVNDDDDVKCHNKNRVVGWPPVCAYRRKNYSSKMYVKVSMDGVPFLRKVDLGIQNDYSEFVMNLEKLFGCYGICEALKEGDSSEYIPIYEDKDGDWMLLGDVPWEMFTESCKRLRIMKRSDAKVIGIRTKDFLKGMSKDK